The Candidatus Nomurabacteria bacterium DNA segment CTGTATCTCAGCCAACTAGGGTTGGAGTTGCCTACGCGGACTTTTTACTTCGAAGGAGGGTTGTTATCTCTGGTGAAATTTTATAATCAAACTGAGGCACCACTCCATAAGAATATTTTTTACGTCGAGAGAGAAAAAGATGATGTGAATGTAGAGGTTGCCTTCCAGTACGTTGACGATATTACGGCACGAGAGATTAGCTATACCAACAACACCGTTACACCGGAAGGCGGTACCCACTTAACCGGTTTTCGCACGGCATTGACTAGGACGCTTAATGATTACGGCAGAAAAAATAATTTAATTAAAGAAAAAGACGATAATTTTACCGGCGAAGACGTGCGAGAGGGCCTTACTGCCGTGGTTTCGGTTAAGTTGCGTAATCCACAGTTTGAAGGGCAAACTAAGGCAAAGCTCGGTAATGTCGAGGTGCGCGGAGCGGTGGAAAGTGTTTTCGGTGAAGCCATGCAGCTTTTCTTGGAGGAAAATCCAGATGATGCTCGTAGCATCATTGGTAAGGTCACTTTGGCCCTTAGGGCGCGTAAGGCCGCCAAAGCGGCTAAGGATAGTATTCTCCGAAAAGGGGCGCTTGAGGGTATGACCCTGCCTGGTAAGCTTGCTGATTGTCAGACTAAGGATGCCGAAGAAGCAGAGCTCTTTATCGTAGAGGGTGATTCGGCTGGTGGTTCTGGTAAACAGGGACGCGATCGACGTACTCAGGCGATTCTGCCCCTGAAAGGTAAAATTCTTAATGTTGAAAGAGCAAGGTTAGATAAAATGCTCGCCTTCGCTGAGATTAAGTCGCTAATTATAGCGATGGGAACATCTATCGGTGATACCTTTGATGTTGGAAAATTGCGTTACCACAAGATCATCATTGCCACCGATGCGGACGTTGATGGTGCTCACATTCGTACTCTCTTGCTCACTTTGTTCTACCGTTATTTCCGACCATTGATCGAACAGGGCTTCATCTATATTGCTCAACCGCCACTTTATAAGATTAAACAAGGGAAGGAGATTCAGTACGCTTACTCTGATGAGGAGAAGTTAAGGGTGGTGAAGAATTTTGGCGGGGACGTGGCAAACGGGGAGGAGGAGCTCGCGGAGGATAACGAGGAAGAAGGGAGCAAGATCAAGACGAAGAAAATTTCAATTCAGCGTTATAAAGGTTTGGGAGAGATGAACCCGGAAGAATTGTGGGAGACAACAATGGACCCGACAAAACGGATTTTGAAACAGGTCAATATTCACGAAGCTTCAGAGGCTGACAAAATTTTTACTATCCTGATGGGTGGCGAAGTGGAGCCACGAAAACTGTTTATCCAAACACACGCGAAGATGGCTAATTTGGATGTTTAAATTGGGGATAACTTATTAAGTTTGCCGCTAAGTTCTTCGACACTAATTCCTTCCCACTTGCTTTTTCCGTCTTCTTCGTCTCGTAATTCGACCGTCAGTTTCTGGTCTCTCATCTCTTGATCACCAATCACAATTAGATAGGGAATTTTTTGGCTCTTCTGATTCCTGATTTTCTTACCCAAGCTTTCGTTGCTCAAATCCAATTCAACGCGGACCTTGTTTTGCTGTAGTTCAGAGAAGATTTTTTTTGCGTAATCGTGGTGCGCTTCGCCAATGGGCAAGATGACGGCCTGTATCGGGGCGAGCCACACCGGGAAAGCCCCGGCATGTTTCTCAATTAGAAAAGCGATTGTCCGTTCGATAGAGCCGATAGAGGAACGGTGAACTACAAAACAGGAATGTTCTTTGCCGTCTTCGCCGGTATATTTAAGGTCAAATCGTGATGGCATGCAGAGATCATACTGAACCGTGAAGGCGGTGTCTTCTTTTCCGTTTACATTTTTCATTTGAACGTCAATTTTTGGACCATAGAAAGCCGCCTCGTCTTTTGCCTCAGAGAACTCGACACCACGATTCTGCATCAGTTTGCGCAGGAGATTCTCCGACTTATCCCAGCCGGCATCATCTTGATGATATTTCTCCGTGTTGTTTCGATCACCAAGCGAGAGGCGATAATTGTAGTCTCTACCCATTTCCAGTCCAAGCATTCTGTTGGCGTATTCGATCAAATCAAGGGCCCTACCCATTTCTAGTACAGCCTGTTCTTCAGAAGCACAAATTATGTGAGCGTCAGATAGACAGAAGGCGCGAACACGCTGCAGGCCCATTAGTTCGCCCGATTGCTCGTAACGATACAGTTTAGAGATCTCGGCAATTCTCATTGGTAGTTCACGATAGCTATGTGGTTGCGACAGGTAAAGTTGAAAGTGATGTGGACAGGTCATTGGCCGGAGCATAAACTCGTCATCATCAATCACAATTGGGGCGTACATGTCATTCTTGTAATGAGGGTAGTGGCCAGACTTCTTGTAAAGTTCTAGTCGCGCGATGTCCGGTGTCTCGACATGAAGGTAACCGCGTTTGATTTCCTCGGCAATAATGAATTGTTCTAAAAGGCGTTTGACCGTTGCGCCCCTGGGTAGGAAAATAGGTAAACCTTTTCCGACGACTGGGTCGATATAAAATAGGCCCAGCTGTGGCCCGATCTTCTTATGATCTCGTTCTTCCATAGTTGATTTATCCTAGCACAAAGAAGGGAAACTATACCAACTCCTTCAAACTCTCGACGACGACACTTGGTTCGTTATTTCGGACGGAGAGCCGCCCTTTGATGGCGACACACCTCTCTGGATGCAAGAGTTCTTTAAATTGCCCATAGGTTCTAGAGAAGACAACGCACTCAATACTGCCAGTATAGTCAGACAAGCGGACAAAGGCCATTTGATCGCCTTTCTTGGTATTGATACTACGAACATCTTCAATAATTCCACCGACGAAGAGGCTCGCCCCTTCTTTAAATTCCTTTGCGCGGCTGATTGTGTGTTCGTTATTTTTGAATTTGTCGCCAAAGGCATCTAAGGGATGGCCAGAAATATAGAGTCCGAGTAATTCTTTTTCCCAAGCCAACTTACTTTTTGCATCCACATCCTGTGATTCGTTGAGTCGCAGTTGAGGGATGCTTGACTGGTCAGACATCTGACCAAACAGAGAATCTTGATTCTCATTCGTTTTAAGAGTCTCTTGGTGATAAGCGATTAGTTGCTCTAGATTAGCAAGCAATGTCGCTCGAGAATCACCTAAGCTATCTAATGCGCCCGCCTTGATCAGTGCTTCCAGTGACTTTCGATTCAAGTTTTTGTGTTTTATGCGTTCTAAGAAGTTTGCGATTGATTGATAGTTGCCATTCTGTTGACGTTCCTCCACCACGGCTTTTGCAATTTCGGTTCCTAGGTTCTTGATAGTAATTAATCCGAACCGGATCTTGTCTCCAGAATGGTTTTTCACTACTGTGAAATCGTCAAAACTTTCATTGACGTCTGGGGGCAAGACCGGTAGTTTCATTCGTCCGCACTCCTTAATTGTTTCGCCGATTGTTTCAATGTTTCCGGCTTCGGCCGAGAGCACAGCCGTCATGTATTCAGCTGGGTAGTTTGCCTTCATGTAAGCTGTTTGATAGGCCACGCGGCCGTAGCTTGCGGCGTGGGCCTTATTGAAGCCATAGGCCGCAAACGGTTCAATTAGGTGCCACAATTCTTCCGCTTTCTTCTTACTCATTCCATTCTTTACCAGACCAGCCAACAATTTTTCCCGTTGGGCTTCCATTTCCTTAGGTATCTTCTTGCCCATAGCTTTTCGTAACTTATCAGCTTCAACCCAAGAATAACCACCAAGCTGAATTGCTACCAACATCACATCGTCTTGGTAGGTGAGAACCCCGTGAGAATGTTTCAAAATATCTTTCATCCTTGGGTCCAGATAGCGCACCAGACTGGGATTATGCTTACGCTTAATGTATTC contains these protein-coding regions:
- the gyrB gene encoding DNA topoisomerase (ATP-hydrolyzing) subunit B; translated protein: MVKKEAKTRHYDADDIVVLEGLEPVRKRPGMYIGSTGPEGLHHLLVEIFDNSRDEAMNGSCNEIEVALLPGDVVRVADNGAGIPVAIHQKTKVSALETVMTTLHAGGKFEGEGYKISGGLHGVGASVVNALSEWTRVEVYRDGGKHFQEYSRGKRKAAVKKVARSDEHGTVVAFKPDAQIFSHLVYDWEKVVNHLRGQAYLVKGLRVRTIDARGYKGKIEDDQVLYLSQLGLELPTRTFYFEGGLLSLVKFYNQTEAPLHKNIFYVEREKDDVNVEVAFQYVDDITAREISYTNNTVTPEGGTHLTGFRTALTRTLNDYGRKNNLIKEKDDNFTGEDVREGLTAVVSVKLRNPQFEGQTKAKLGNVEVRGAVESVFGEAMQLFLEENPDDARSIIGKVTLALRARKAAKAAKDSILRKGALEGMTLPGKLADCQTKDAEEAELFIVEGDSAGGSGKQGRDRRTQAILPLKGKILNVERARLDKMLAFAEIKSLIIAMGTSIGDTFDVGKLRYHKIIIATDADVDGAHIRTLLLTLFYRYFRPLIEQGFIYIAQPPLYKIKQGKEIQYAYSDEEKLRVVKNFGGDVANGEEELAEDNEEEGSKIKTKKISIQRYKGLGEMNPEELWETTMDPTKRILKQVNIHEASEADKIFTILMGGEVEPRKLFIQTHAKMANLDV
- the thrS gene encoding threonine--tRNA ligase, giving the protein MEERDHKKIGPQLGLFYIDPVVGKGLPIFLPRGATVKRLLEQFIIAEEIKRGYLHVETPDIARLELYKKSGHYPHYKNDMYAPIVIDDDEFMLRPMTCPHHFQLYLSQPHSYRELPMRIAEISKLYRYEQSGELMGLQRVRAFCLSDAHIICASEEQAVLEMGRALDLIEYANRMLGLEMGRDYNYRLSLGDRNNTEKYHQDDAGWDKSENLLRKLMQNRGVEFSEAKDEAAFYGPKIDVQMKNVNGKEDTAFTVQYDLCMPSRFDLKYTGEDGKEHSCFVVHRSSIGSIERTIAFLIEKHAGAFPVWLAPIQAVILPIGEAHHDYAKKIFSELQQNKVRVELDLSNESLGKKIRNQKSQKIPYLIVIGDQEMRDQKLTVELRDEEDGKSKWEGISVEELSGKLNKLSPI